A single region of the Brachypodium distachyon strain Bd21 chromosome 3, Brachypodium_distachyon_v3.0, whole genome shotgun sequence genome encodes:
- the LOC100822969 gene encoding tyrosine--tRNA ligase 1, cytoplasmic, producing MEPSPPPVDTPPATAAAAEGLAGAVAGMSLDERFDLLMGIAEECIMPDELKRLLQNKPVPVCYDGFEPSGRMHIAQGVVKTINVNKMIKAGCKVKIWIADWFAQLNNKMGGDLKKIQTVGRYMIEIWKAAGMNLDGVEFLWSSEEINKRANEYWPLVMDIGRKNNIKRITRCCTIMGRSDNEELTAAQIFYPCMQCADIFFLKADICQLGMDQRKVNMLAREYCDDIKRKNKPIILSHHMLPGFKEGQEKMSKSDPTSAIFMEDDEAQVNLKIKQAFCPPNIVEGNPCLEYIKYIVFPWFDKFEVVRKENNGGNKTFANMDELTADYVSGALHPADVKPALAKAINEILKPVRDHFNTNSEAKVLLNTVKKYRVTN from the exons ATGGAGCCTTCCCCGCCTCCCGTGGACACTCccccggccaccgccgccgccgcggagggcCTCGCGGGGGCCGTGGCGGGGATGAGCCTGGACGAGCGGTTCGACCTGCTGATGGGCATCGCCGAGGAGTGCATCATGCCCGACGAGCTCAAGCGCCTGCTGCAGAACAAGCCCGTCCCCGTCTGCTACGACGGGTTCGAGCCCTCCGGCCGCATGCACATCGCTCAG GGTGTTGTCAAGACAATTAACGTTAACAAGATGATCAAAGCGGGATGCAAAGTGAAAATCTGGATAGCAGACTGGTTCGCACAGCTAAACAACAAAATGGGGGGCGACCTGAAAAAAATCCAGACTGTTGGGCGCTATATGATTGAAATATGGAAAGCAGCTGGTATGAACCTTGATGGCGTGGAATTCCTGTGGTCCTCGGAAGAAATCAATAAGCGTGCAAATGAATACTGGCCGCTTGTAATGGACATTGGCAGGAAAAATAATATCAAAAGAATAACGAG GTGTTGTACAATTATGGGTCGCAGTGACAATGAGGAATTGACTGCTGCACAGATCTTCTATCCTTGTATGCAATGTGCTGATATATTCTTCCTGAAG GCAGACATATGCCAGTTGGGCATGGACCAAAGGAAGGTTAACATGCTAGCAAGGGAATATTGCGATGACATCAAAAGGAAGAATAAACCTATTATTCTGTCACATC ATATGCTCCCAGGTTTCAAAGAAGGCCAGGAGAAGATGTCAAAGAGTGATCCAACATCAGCCATCTTTATGGAAGATGATGAG GCTCAGGTAAATTTGAAGATAAAACAAGCTTTCTGCCCTCCTAACATTGTTGAGGGAAATCCGTGCTTGGAGTACATCAAGTACATTGTTTTCCCTTGGTTTGACAAGTTTGAGGTGGTTCGGAAAGAAAATAATGGTGGCAACAA AACATTTGCAAACATGGATGAGCTCACCGCGGATTATGTGAGTGGTGCTTTGCATCCTGCTGACGTTAAACCTGCTTTGGCAAAAGCGATAAATGAAATATTGAAG CCTGTTCGTGACCACTTCAACACCAACAGTGAAGCCAAAGTTCTCCTTAACACTGTTAAG AAGTACAGGGTAACCAACTGA